The Malus domestica chromosome 10, GDT2T_hap1 genome contains a region encoding:
- the LOC139188375 gene encoding uncharacterized protein: MQFDGKGNPKQHVAHFIETCNNAGTGGDYLVKQFVRSLKGNAFDWYTDLEPKSVNNWDQLEREFLNRFYITRRTVSMLELTSTKQWKDELVVDYINRWCSLSLDCKDRLSETSAIEMKNEPITDFKKDKVFAPNVDKAAMLDDLLEKKVIKLPECKCPEEMNRVNDPKYCKYHRIVSHPVGKCIVLKKLIMKLAQQGQIELDLEDTAPTHTTTIAFGSFDPVLLQVTPDHSHQYSSCTTPSAQPSLGGKQPRCTYQR, from the exons atgcagttcgatggaaaaggaaacccaaagcaacatgtcgcccatttcattgaaacttgcaacaatgctGGAACAGggggagactacctcgtcaagcagtttgtgcgctcgttgAAAGGTAAcgcctttgactggtacaccgaCCTCGAGCCCAAATCTGTCAACAATTGGGATCAGCTAGAGAGGGAGTTCCTCAACCGTTTCTACATCACTCGCCGcaccgtaagcatgctggagctaaCCAGTACAAAACAGTGGAAGGATGAACTtgtcgtcgactacatcaatagatggtGTTCATTAAGTttggattgcaaagatcggctttctgaaacctctgccattgagat GAAGAATGAGccgatcaccgacttcaagaaaGATAAGGTGTTTGCCCCGAATGTAGACAAGGCcgcaatgttagacgacttgctaGAAAAAAAGGTAATTAAGCTACCCGAATGCAAATGTCCCGAGGAGATGAATCGCGTAAACGATCCtaagtactgcaagtaccatcgtatcgtgagcCATCCTGTTGGTAAGTGCATCGTCCTTAAAAAACTCATCATGAAGTTAGCACAACAAGGGCAAATCGAGCTTGACCTTGAAGACACAGCtccaacacatactactacaattgcGTTTGGATCATTCGATCCCGTGCTTCTCCAAGTGACACCTGACCACTCTCATCAATACTCAAGCTGCACGAcaccttctgcacaaccatcactggggggcaagcaaccaaggTGCACTTACCAACGATGA
- the LOC114823211 gene encoding chlorophyll a-b binding protein CP26, chloroplastic-like, which translates to MASLAASTAAASLSVSEVLGNSLGNFSRTARSAPSATTPATFKTVALFSKKKAAPPPKAKAVAPADEELAKWYGPDRRIFLPSGLLDRSEIPEYLTGEVPGDYGYDPFGLGKKPEDFSKYQAYELIHARWAMLGAAGFIIPEAFNKFGANCGPEAVWFKTGALLLDGNTLNYFGKNIPINLIFAVVAEVVLLGGAEYYRITNGLELEDKLHPGGPFDPLGLAKDPDQAALLKVKEIKNGRLAMFSMLGFFLQAYVTGEGPVENLSKHLSDPFGNNLLTVIGGSIERAPTL; encoded by the exons ATGGCTTCTCTGGCAGCATCAACAGCGGCCGCCTCCCTCAGCGTGTCTGAAGTGCTCGGAAACAGCCTGGGCAACTTCAGCAGAACAGCGAGGTCGGCCCCGTCAGCCACCACCCCAGCCACCTTCAAGACGGTCGCACTCTTCTCCAAGAAGAAGGCTGCGCCACCTCCCAAGGCCAAGGCTGTTGCTCCCGCTGATGAAGAGCTCGCCAAGTGGTATG GTCCTGATAGAAGAATCTTCTTGCCATCGGGGCTCTTGGACAGATCAGAGATCCCAGAGTACTTGACTGGAGAAGTTCCTGGAGA TTATGGATATGATCCTTTTGGGCTAGGCAAGAAGCCAGAAGACTTCAGCAA ATACCAAGCATATGAGTTGATCCACGCTCGGTGGGCTATGCTTGGTGCAGCCGGATTCATCATTCCAGAGGCCTTCAACAAATTTGGCGCTAACTGCGGCCCTGAGGCTGTCTGGTTCAAG ACAGGAGCTCTACTCCTTGACGGGAATACATTGAATTACTTTGGTAAGAACATACCAATTAATCTTATCTTTGCTGTTGTTGCTGAGGTTGTTCTTCTTGGTGGAGCTGAATACTACAGAATCACAAATGGTTTG GAACTGGAGGACAAGCTTCACCCAGGTGGTCCTTTTGATCCACTGGGGCTCGCTAAGGATCCAGACCAGGCTGCATTGCTGAAGGTAAAGGAGATTAAGAACGGAAGACTTGCCATGTTTTCCATGCTTGGTTTCTTCCTGCAAGCGTATGTAACCGGAGAAGGCCCTGTTGAAAACCTATCAAAGCATCTCAGCGATCCCTTCGGCAACAACTTGCTGACTGTGATTGGTGGCTCTATCGAAAGAGCTCCAACCCTGTAA
- the LOC114822983 gene encoding glycine-rich protein 5, with protein MMGSWGSREDDGGEGKGWLWKLPVLKSQQLGKVGPAFGLGVGCGVGFGIGLLGGAGFGPGIPGLQVGFGLGAGCGVGLGFGYGVGKGNAYDDHRRYSNIGNLFPGGNVGISSASRNLPTQDDIGALVEELVDNTKKLVRATAREMDKWRR; from the exons ATGATGGGCAGCTGGGGGAGCAGAGAAGATGATGGAGGAGAAGGGAAGGGTTGGTTGTGGAAGCTTCCAGTCCTCAAATCGCAGCAACTAGGGAAGGTGGGCCCCGCCTTTGGCCTCGGCGTTGGCTGCGGCGTGGGCTTCGGCATCGGCCTACTCGGCG GCGCAGGATTTGGTCCTGGGATTCCTGGCTTGCAAGTTGGCTTTGGCCTTGGTGCTGGATGCGGGGTCGGCTTAGGATTCGGCTACGGTGTTGGAAAGGGCAATGCCTACGATGACCATCGCAGGTACTCTAATATTGGCAACCTTTTTCCTGGTGGAAATGTCGGCATTTCGTCTGCTTCTCGAAATCTTCCTACTCA GGATGATATTGGTGCACTTGTTGAGGAGCTTGTTGATAATACGAAGAAACTTGTCAGAGCTACTGCAAGAGAGATGGACAAATGGAGAAGATGA